In one Staphylococcus lutrae genomic region, the following are encoded:
- the rsmG gene encoding 16S rRNA (guanine(527)-N(7))-methyltransferase RsmG, producing MSVEWLATQLSTHGIVLSAHQKQQFEKYYEMLVEWNEKINLTSITEKHEVYLKHFYDSVASSFYYDFNRTLQLCDVGAGAGFPSIPLKIVFPEIHVTIVDALNKRIQFLNQLAEALDLEGVRFVHDRAETFAKKEDYRASFDVVTARAVARMTVLSELCIPLVKKQGMFIALKASKGQEELEEARFAVGVLGGRIQQVNTFELPEEAGERQVILIEKRSQTPKKYPRKPGTPNKSPLVE from the coding sequence ATGAGCGTAGAATGGCTAGCGACACAATTAAGTACGCATGGGATTGTATTATCAGCGCATCAAAAGCAACAATTTGAAAAGTACTATGAAATGCTTGTAGAATGGAATGAGAAAATTAATTTAACTAGCATTACTGAAAAGCATGAGGTATACTTAAAACATTTTTATGATTCAGTGGCGTCAAGTTTTTACTATGATTTTAATCGGACACTCCAGCTGTGCGATGTAGGGGCTGGGGCAGGTTTCCCTAGTATTCCTTTAAAAATTGTTTTCCCAGAAATTCATGTCACAATTGTTGATGCATTGAATAAGCGGATTCAATTTTTAAATCAATTGGCCGAAGCATTAGATTTGGAAGGTGTTCGTTTTGTACACGATCGAGCAGAAACATTTGCGAAAAAAGAAGACTACCGGGCGTCTTTTGATGTTGTAACAGCAAGGGCTGTTGCCCGTATGACCGTGCTGAGTGAGCTCTGTATACCGCTCGTTAAGAAGCAAGGGATGTTCATTGCTTTGAAAGCTTCAAAAGGTCAAGAAGAGCTTGAAGAAGCCCGTTTTGCAGTCGGCGTGCTCGGTGGTCGAATTCAACAAGTCAACACGTTTGAATTGCCTGAAGAAGCGGGTGAACGCCAAGTCATTTTGATAGAAAAACGAAGCCAAACACCCAAAAAATACCCTCGAAAACCAGGCACACCGAATAAGTCACCACTTGTTGAATAA
- a CDS encoding ParB/RepB/Spo0J family partition protein, with amino-acid sequence MKKPFSKLFGLKNKDELLTVSEEDKKGVESIKIEKIVPNRYQPRQTFDTARIEELAESIRAHGLLQPIVVRPIEESMYEIIAGERRFRALQLNQMTEAEVIIRHLDDEETAVVALIENIQRENLSAIEEAEAYKKLLAFEGITQAELAKSVGKSQSFIANKLRLLKLTPVVLEAVRAHRITERHARALVGQTPQFQEEMLEVILKEQLNVKQTEERLKESVVKLKQEEKIIAHPPEFAQDVSEARDMIADRLLEIRAKGIRYEQREKEHADYVEIQIRLYRK; translated from the coding sequence ATGAAGAAACCCTTTTCTAAGTTATTTGGTTTAAAAAATAAAGACGAACTATTAACAGTATCGGAAGAAGATAAAAAAGGTGTCGAGTCGATTAAGATTGAAAAAATAGTGCCCAATCGATATCAACCGCGTCAAACATTTGATACAGCTCGTATTGAAGAACTTGCAGAATCGATTCGTGCACATGGTTTATTACAACCGATTGTCGTGCGACCGATCGAAGAAAGCATGTATGAAATCATTGCGGGTGAACGACGTTTTCGAGCGTTACAGCTTAATCAGATGACCGAGGCAGAGGTGATTATCCGCCATTTAGATGACGAAGAAACAGCGGTGGTTGCATTAATTGAAAATATTCAACGTGAAAACTTATCTGCCATAGAGGAGGCAGAGGCATACAAAAAGTTACTTGCATTTGAAGGAATTACACAAGCAGAGTTAGCGAAGAGCGTAGGAAAGAGTCAAAGCTTTATTGCAAATAAATTAAGGTTGTTGAAACTGACACCTGTTGTTCTTGAAGCGGTGCGTGCACATCGTATTACAGAACGTCATGCACGGGCATTGGTGGGACAAACGCCTCAGTTTCAAGAAGAAATGCTCGAAGTGATCTTGAAAGAACAGTTGAATGTGAAGCAAACAGAGGAGCGGTTAAAGGAAAGTGTCGTCAAATTAAAGCAAGAGGAAAAAATCATTGCACATCCACCTGAATTTGCACAAGACGTTTCTGAAGCACGGGATATGATTGCGGATCGTTTATTAGAAATTCGTGCGAAGGGTATTCGTTATGAGCAAAGAGAAAAAGAGCACGCAGATTATGTTGAAATTCAAATCCGTTTATATCGAAAGTGA
- the mhqD gene encoding methylhydroquinone degradation carboxylesterase MhqD: protein MEHIFKQGEASKPTFVLLHGTGGNEHDLIPVAELLDPSYNALGVRGNISENGMNRFFKRHGEGQYDIEDLKFRTTELHEFLESAAKKYHFDLENVILVGFSNGSNMAISLMLNKDMPYKKGLLFAPLYPLDVSPDLDLSEKAVYLSMGKNDPLVPVEASEYVKSIFESRGADVTTYWVNGHELTQGTLEAARGIL, encoded by the coding sequence ATGGAACATATTTTTAAACAAGGTGAAGCATCAAAACCGACATTTGTCTTATTACATGGGACAGGTGGCAATGAACATGATTTAATTCCTGTTGCTGAATTATTAGACCCTTCCTATAACGCGTTAGGTGTACGTGGTAATATTTCAGAAAATGGGATGAATCGTTTCTTCAAACGTCATGGTGAAGGACAATATGATATAGAAGATTTGAAGTTCCGTACAACAGAACTTCATGAATTTCTCGAGAGTGCCGCTAAAAAATACCACTTCGATTTGGAAAATGTCATTTTAGTTGGATTTTCAAATGGTTCAAATATGGCCATTAGCTTAATGTTGAATAAAGACATGCCTTATAAAAAAGGATTATTATTTGCCCCACTTTACCCATTAGATGTCTCACCTGACCTTGATTTAAGTGAGAAGGCAGTCTACCTGTCCATGGGTAAAAATGATCCTCTCGTTCCAGTAGAAGCGAGTGAATATGTCAAATCTATTTTTGAATCACGTGGCGCAGATGTAACTACGTACTGGGTGAATGGCCATGAATTGACACAAGGAACCCTCGAAGCCGCACGTGGGATATTATAG
- a CDS encoding flavin reductase family protein translates to MYAFYASDISQQQMYKLLIGSVVPRPIALVSSQSEAGVVNVAPFSFFNIISAEPALLSISIGRKDGKLKDTARNLLTTKEAVVHVVTKDNVNDANQTAAPLPPDESELSHTQFTTTASDTVSVPSLCESPIRFEVTLHQHVTIKNDDGEIVNDLVLLKIQKVLIDDALYDDAQGYIEVGKIKAVSRLAGDDYATLGEFFTIQRPR, encoded by the coding sequence ATGTACGCTTTTTACGCATCAGACATCTCTCAACAACAAATGTACAAACTTTTAATCGGATCTGTCGTACCTCGACCTATCGCGCTCGTCAGTAGTCAGTCTGAGGCGGGGGTTGTCAATGTTGCCCCCTTCAGTTTTTTCAATATCATCTCAGCTGAACCTGCCCTACTTTCGATTTCTATCGGACGTAAAGATGGGAAGTTGAAAGACACTGCACGCAACCTTTTAACTACAAAAGAAGCAGTCGTTCATGTCGTAACAAAAGACAATGTCAATGATGCCAATCAAACTGCTGCACCGTTACCACCAGATGAAAGTGAATTGTCACATACTCAATTTACAACGACAGCTTCAGACACTGTTTCTGTCCCTAGTTTATGCGAAAGTCCTATTCGTTTTGAAGTAACCCTGCATCAACATGTGACGATTAAAAATGATGACGGTGAAATAGTTAATGATTTGGTACTTTTAAAAATTCAAAAAGTATTGATTGATGATGCTTTATATGATGACGCACAAGGGTATATTGAAGTAGGCAAAATCAAAGCAGTCAGTCGACTGGCAGGAGATGATTATGCAACATTAGGAGAATTTTTTACAATTCAAAGACCCCGATAA
- a CDS encoding ring-cleaving dioxygenase, whose translation MIQHPLKGIHHVTAMTDNAERNYHFFTEVLGMRLVKKTVNQDDIYTYHTFFADDEGNAGTDMTFFDFPNNPKGASGTNSISRAGLRVPNDAALEYYKARFDEFGVKHDEIDTVFGTKVLRFEEEDGQKYQLFSDENNTGVEPGIPWKNGPVPEDKAIYGLGPIEITVSYYDDFKKTLIDLYDMKPIKEEDNVTLLEVGKGGNGGQVILRKDETNESRPGYGQIHHVSFRLENDEAIEQWLERYNELGVRSSGLIDRFYFKALYTRIGHILIELSTDGPGFMEDEPYETLGESLSLPPFLEDQREYIESEVRPFNTTRHSK comes from the coding sequence ATGATACAACATCCATTAAAAGGGATTCACCACGTAACAGCAATGACAGATAATGCAGAACGGAACTACCATTTCTTCACTGAAGTGCTCGGTATGCGACTTGTGAAAAAAACAGTCAATCAAGACGATATTTACACATACCACACATTTTTTGCAGATGACGAAGGGAATGCTGGCACTGATATGACATTCTTCGATTTCCCAAATAATCCAAAAGGCGCATCAGGAACAAACTCAATTAGTCGTGCAGGTTTACGTGTACCTAATGATGCAGCTCTTGAATATTATAAAGCACGTTTTGATGAATTCGGTGTCAAACATGATGAAATTGATACTGTGTTTGGTACAAAAGTGCTTCGTTTTGAAGAAGAGGATGGTCAAAAATACCAACTCTTCTCTGACGAAAATAATACAGGAGTTGAACCAGGTATTCCTTGGAAAAACGGCCCTGTCCCTGAAGACAAAGCAATTTATGGTCTAGGTCCAATTGAAATTACGGTAAGCTATTATGATGATTTCAAAAAAACTTTAATCGATCTTTATGACATGAAACCGATTAAAGAAGAAGATAACGTAACACTCCTAGAAGTTGGTAAAGGAGGGAACGGAGGACAAGTCATCTTACGTAAAGATGAAACAAATGAAAGCCGTCCAGGGTACGGTCAAATCCACCACGTGTCTTTCCGTCTTGAAAACGATGAAGCTATCGAACAATGGCTTGAAAGATATAATGAATTGGGTGTTAGAAGTTCCGGTTTAATCGACCGTTTTTACTTCAAAGCACTTTACACACGTATCGGTCATATTCTTATCGAGCTTTCAACTGACGGTCCTGGTTTCATGGAAGATGAACCATATGAAACTTTAGGCGAATCTTTATCACTACCACCATTTTTAGAAGATCAAAGAGAATATATCGAATCTGAAGTGCGTCCATTCAATACAACACGTCATTCAAAATAA
- a CDS encoding MarR family winged helix-turn-helix transcriptional regulator — MQRSEIALKTLIGIKRTNDMLDKLIRKDVKSYGLSVTAFAVLELLYNKGEHTIQRIQERILIASSSTTYVINSLEEKGYLKRRQCKKDRRVSYISLTDQGQQLMENIFPEHTKAIEQAFSELTNDELYALQTTLKKLSTAPQD; from the coding sequence AACGCACCAATGATATGTTAGACAAATTGATACGTAAAGACGTAAAATCATATGGGCTGAGCGTCACTGCATTTGCAGTATTAGAACTTTTATACAATAAAGGCGAGCACACTATTCAACGTATTCAAGAGCGCATCTTAATTGCCAGTAGCAGTACGACCTACGTGATTAACTCATTAGAAGAAAAAGGATATTTGAAACGTCGCCAATGCAAAAAGGATCGGCGTGTCAGCTATATTTCGTTAACTGATCAAGGCCAACAACTCATGGAAAATATCTTCCCAGAACACACAAAAGCCATTGAACAAGCATTTTCAGAACTTACAAACGACGAATTATATGCATTGCAAACGACACTAAAAAAATTAAGTACAGCACCTCAAGACTAA